From the genome of Mustela lutreola isolate mMusLut2 chromosome 16, mMusLut2.pri, whole genome shotgun sequence, one region includes:
- the HERPUD1 gene encoding homocysteine-responsive endoplasmic reticulum-resident ubiquitin-like domain member 1 protein isoform X2, with protein MEVDPEPEPEPVTLLVKSPNQRHRDLELSGDRSWSVGRLKAHLSRVYPERPRPEDQRLIYSGKLLLDHQCLKDLLPKEKRHVLHLVCSVKGPSKMSETSAKVAESTEQPAGLHQGQYPGDSSGDSLRQREVLRNLSPSGWESMSRPEAAQPAFQGLGPGFSGYTTYGWLQLSWFQQIYARQYYMQYLAATAASGAFVPSPSAQEIPVVSAPAPAPIHNQFPAENQPANQNAAPPVVVNPGANQNLRMNAQGGPIVEEDDEINRDWLDWTYSAATFSVFLSILYFYSSLSRFLMVMGATVVMYLHHVGWFPFRQRPVQNFPNDGPHEAVNQDPNNNLQEGSDAEIEDPSRLPPDRDVLDDERTSPSFMSTAWLVFKTFFASLLPEGPPAIAN; from the exons ATGGAGGTCGACCCCGAACCCGAGCCTGAGCCCGTCACGCTCCTGGTGAAGAGCCCCAACCAGCGCCACCGCGACTTGGAGCTGAGCGGCGACCGCAGCTGGAGCGTGGGCCGCCTGAAGGCCCACCTGAGCCGCGTCTACCCCGAGCGCCCG CGTCCAGAGGACCAGAGGTTGATTTATTCTGGGAAGCTGTTGTTGGATCACCAGTGTCTCAAGGACTTGCTTCCAAAG GAAAAACGGCATGTTTTGCATTTGGTGTGCAGTGTGAAGGGTCCTTCAAAAATGTCAGAAACCAGCGCAAAG GTCGCTGAATCCACAGAGCAGCCTGCTGGTCTCCATCAGGGACAGTATCCTGGGGATTCCTCAGGTGATAGCTTAAGGCAGAGGGAGGTTCTTCGGAACCTTTCTCCCTCTGGTTGGGAGAGTATGTCAAG ACCTGAAGCTGCCCAGCCAGCATTCCAAGGCCTGGGGCCTGGTTTCTCGGGCTACACAACCTATGGTTGGCTGCAGCTCTCCTGGTTCCAGCAGATCTACGCCCGGCAGTACTACATGCAATA tttagctGCCACTGCTGCATCAGGGGCTTTTGTCCCCTCACCAAGTGCACAAGAGATACCTGTAGTCTCTGCACCTGCTCCAGCCCCTATTCACAACCAGTTTCCAGCAGAGAACCAGCCAGCCAATCAGAACGCTGCTCCTCCAGTGGTGGTTAATCCTGGGGCCAATCAAAATTTGCGGATGAATGCACAAGGTGGCCCTATTGTGGAAGAAGATGATGAAATAAATCGAGATTGGTTGGATTGGACCTATTCAGCAGCCACATTTTCCGTTTTTCTCAGTATCCTCTACTTctactcctccctgagcaggttCCTCATGGTCATGGGGGCCACCGTCGTTATGTACTT GCATCATGTTGGGTGGTTTCCATTTAGACAGAGGCCAGTTCAGAACTTCCCAAACGATGGTCCTCATGAAGCTGTGAATCAGGACCCCAACAACAACTTACAG GAAGGCTCTGATGCTGAAATCGAAGACCCCAGCCGCCTCCCTCCAGACAGAGACGTACTAGACGACGAGCGGACCAGCCCTTCATTTATGAGCACAGCCTGGCTTGTCTTCAAGactttctttgcttctctccttccagaAGGCCCCCCAGCCATAGCAAACTAA
- the HERPUD1 gene encoding homocysteine-responsive endoplasmic reticulum-resident ubiquitin-like domain member 1 protein isoform X1, translated as MEVDPEPEPEPVTLLVKSPNQRHRDLELSGDRSWSVGRLKAHLSRVYPERPRPEDQRLIYSGKLLLDHQCLKDLLPKQEKRHVLHLVCSVKGPSKMSETSAKVAESTEQPAGLHQGQYPGDSSGDSLRQREVLRNLSPSGWESMSRPEAAQPAFQGLGPGFSGYTTYGWLQLSWFQQIYARQYYMQYLAATAASGAFVPSPSAQEIPVVSAPAPAPIHNQFPAENQPANQNAAPPVVVNPGANQNLRMNAQGGPIVEEDDEINRDWLDWTYSAATFSVFLSILYFYSSLSRFLMVMGATVVMYLHHVGWFPFRQRPVQNFPNDGPHEAVNQDPNNNLQEGSDAEIEDPSRLPPDRDVLDDERTSPSFMSTAWLVFKTFFASLLPEGPPAIAN; from the exons ATGGAGGTCGACCCCGAACCCGAGCCTGAGCCCGTCACGCTCCTGGTGAAGAGCCCCAACCAGCGCCACCGCGACTTGGAGCTGAGCGGCGACCGCAGCTGGAGCGTGGGCCGCCTGAAGGCCCACCTGAGCCGCGTCTACCCCGAGCGCCCG CGTCCAGAGGACCAGAGGTTGATTTATTCTGGGAAGCTGTTGTTGGATCACCAGTGTCTCAAGGACTTGCTTCCAAAG CAGGAAAAACGGCATGTTTTGCATTTGGTGTGCAGTGTGAAGGGTCCTTCAAAAATGTCAGAAACCAGCGCAAAG GTCGCTGAATCCACAGAGCAGCCTGCTGGTCTCCATCAGGGACAGTATCCTGGGGATTCCTCAGGTGATAGCTTAAGGCAGAGGGAGGTTCTTCGGAACCTTTCTCCCTCTGGTTGGGAGAGTATGTCAAG ACCTGAAGCTGCCCAGCCAGCATTCCAAGGCCTGGGGCCTGGTTTCTCGGGCTACACAACCTATGGTTGGCTGCAGCTCTCCTGGTTCCAGCAGATCTACGCCCGGCAGTACTACATGCAATA tttagctGCCACTGCTGCATCAGGGGCTTTTGTCCCCTCACCAAGTGCACAAGAGATACCTGTAGTCTCTGCACCTGCTCCAGCCCCTATTCACAACCAGTTTCCAGCAGAGAACCAGCCAGCCAATCAGAACGCTGCTCCTCCAGTGGTGGTTAATCCTGGGGCCAATCAAAATTTGCGGATGAATGCACAAGGTGGCCCTATTGTGGAAGAAGATGATGAAATAAATCGAGATTGGTTGGATTGGACCTATTCAGCAGCCACATTTTCCGTTTTTCTCAGTATCCTCTACTTctactcctccctgagcaggttCCTCATGGTCATGGGGGCCACCGTCGTTATGTACTT GCATCATGTTGGGTGGTTTCCATTTAGACAGAGGCCAGTTCAGAACTTCCCAAACGATGGTCCTCATGAAGCTGTGAATCAGGACCCCAACAACAACTTACAG GAAGGCTCTGATGCTGAAATCGAAGACCCCAGCCGCCTCCCTCCAGACAGAGACGTACTAGACGACGAGCGGACCAGCCCTTCATTTATGAGCACAGCCTGGCTTGTCTTCAAGactttctttgcttctctccttccagaAGGCCCCCCAGCCATAGCAAACTAA